The nucleotide sequence CGCGTTCCTGCTGAGGCAGCTCGGCCAGGACGTCGTTGTAGTGCTGCTCTTCCGTTCCGTAGACGCGCGAACCGTAGCCGGCCAGGGCGTCTTGCCAGACCTCGGCTTTCCCCAGCCCGCCCATCAGATTCCTGGCGTCCAGGTCGGTGGTCTGCATGCGGGCCAGCAACTCCAGGTCGACCGTGACTGTGCCGAGATAGGTGGCGCCCGCTTCCGGGTTCAGGCATTCCCAGGCCTGCGCGCCGGCTTTGCCTCCGTTGCTGGGCCGGGCGTAGCCGCTCTGCTGGTCGTAGGACATGGAAAGGACGGCGTAGGCGCGGGTCAGGTTCTCGCTGCGGTCCGGGATCAGATCACTGACCTGCACCGCCCGGAACAAGTCGCGGTTCTGGGGCTGCATCCTGCCCCGGGCGCCAGTCAGGCCCTCGGCGATCTGTTTGCGCTCCATCATCACGTCGTCGGCGCGGTCACGCCCCCTGGGATTGGCCTGCCGTACCTCTCTGAGGAAGCGGTCGTAGGCGCCCTTCTGCCCTACCTGCCAGTCGAGCCACGCGGTCCGCAGGGCGCCCTTGACGCTGCTGCCGGGGATGTAGGGCAGGCCGTTTCCCAGGGCCGTCGCCACCTTCAGCCCACCGTTTCTCCCCTCGTCCTTGAGGTGAGGCAGGGCGCCGGGATGAACGCTCATGCGCCGCAGGGCGAGCGGGCCACTCTCGATCTCGCGGGCGATATTGGGTGGGTAGTCGTCGGCTTTCATGCGCTGGCGGATGGTGGCGGCGAAGTTGGCCTGCTCGCCGAACTGATCGAGGAGCCGCGCTGCCAGGGGCCGGGGCGAGACGATCGCCAGCTGAGGGTGACGGCCCTGCTCGTAGAGGTGGTAGGCGCCGCGCCCGAGCACCTCGCTCCCCACACCGATGTGGACGGGCGACATCGGCTTGACGGAGATGCGGAACTTGAGCTGCCGGCGCTGCAGGCCAGGCCTGAACCCAGGCGTCATGCGCTCACCCCCACGCTGAGGGCCAGCCCGCTTCGCCAGACCGGGTGGGAAAAATTGGGCGGCGCCACATCGGTCAGGGTGCCGGCGAGCGGCCCGGGGACCAGGCTGCCCTCGGTGAGCATCCACACGTCCTGACGCTCCTGCCCGGTTCCGTCCAGAAAGCCGTCCCGGCGAATCAGGCCGTAACGGGAGCCCTCGGCCTCGTCGATGGCCCGCGCTTCTTCCGGCGACGGACGGGTCAGACCGAGCAGAATCTGCGGTCCTTCCGAGCGCAGCCGGCGCCCGAGCTCCGCCGGCACAGGCCGCAGTTCGAATTCGAACTGCCCGCTGCCCTGGGTCCGCAGGCCGCCCAGACCGCTGTCGGCGAGCAGGCGCAGGGCCGCCATAAGACGGGTCCGCTGCTCCGGCGAGGTGGTCTCGAGCAAAAAGGCCACCCTCGGCTGAGCGAGCCCCGCCGTCATGAATGTTTCGGTGGCCGCCGTCACGCGGTCCTGGCTATTGCGCTGCCGCTCGGTCTGGCCGGTCACGCTGCGTCCGCGCGCCTGACGCACGAGGTGAAGCTTTTCCGTACCCGACAGTTCGGCCACTCCGGCTCCGTACCGCTCACGGGCGAGGGCGTCCGGAGTGCGTTTGGTGGGCCGCAGCGCCCGCTCAAGCGCTTGGTCACTGAGGGTCAGGGGCGCCCCCCCCACCGGCAGCAGCGCCCGCCGCTGCGCAGCGAGCGCCGCGTCCAGGTCAGTCAGACGCTGGCCCCGCGCCAGCGTCAGGAAATCAGCCAGCCGGACATAGTTCAGGCCCTTGGCCTTTTTCTTGAGGGAGCTGCCCCTCCCGGCGGGCTCCGGCTCCTCGGCGCTGACCCTCGGCTTGGGCAGCAGCCAGTCCCCACCCACGAAGGGAAAGGCGCTGCTGACCCGGTAAGGATTGCCCGTCGGCAGGGGAGCGCCTTGCAGCCGCACGTCGGCGGAGTAGAGCGCCCCCCAGAGCATGTCGCTCGGCAGGTAGCCCGGGCGCTGCTCACGTCCCCGCAGCGCTCCCCGGAAGGTCAGGACGATCAGGTCATGCTGGCCCACGGCTCACTTCCCGAAAGCCGAGGTCAGCCGGGCAAGCCCCTGCTGCATGGCCTGCACCGAGTCGTACTCCTGCGCGGCGGGCGCCTCGCCACTGAGATAAGCGCTGCGCGGCTTGAGCAGAACGCGGATCGGCAGGCTGTCGATCACGTCGAGCGGCAGCTTCTCGGCCCTGCCGAAGCGCAGGCGCCCGTAGCCCCGGCTGCCGCTGCCCCCGATGTAGTCGTCCTCGAGCCAGTTCAGCGCGGCGAACAGGTACTTCAGGTCATCCTCCACATGAGCCGGATTTTCAACCGCGTAGCTCAGGCGGCTCACGAAGACGCTGCCTGCCGGAACGCGCTCCAGGGTGCGGGGATTGGCGGCGCTGGTGATGCGGTCGAGAAAGTTCTCGCTTTTGATCTCGGTGAAGGGAAAGTCTCCCTCGAGTTCAGACAGCACCTCCGCCGTCTGCTGGGTCACCTGGGCATCGCTGACCGCGAGGCGGGCTGGGTGGTTCGTGTCGCCGCTCTGCTTGCCGGCTGTGCCGAAGGTCCGGTCTACCGCGTTGTTCAGGGC is from Deinococcus reticulitermitis and encodes:
- the csm5 gene encoding type III-A CRISPR-associated RAMP protein Csm5, which encodes MTPGFRPGLQRRQLKFRISVKPMSPVHIGVGSEVLGRGAYHLYEQGRHPQLAIVSPRPLAARLLDQFGEQANFAATIRQRMKADDYPPNIAREIESGPLALRRMSVHPGALPHLKDEGRNGGLKVATALGNGLPYIPGSSVKGALRTAWLDWQVGQKGAYDRFLREVRQANPRGRDRADDVMMERKQIAEGLTGARGRMQPQNRDLFRAVQVSDLIPDRSENLTRAYAVLSMSYDQQSGYARPSNGGKAGAQAWECLNPEAGATYLGTVTVDLELLARMQTTDLDARNLMGGLGKAEVWQDALAGYGSRVYGTEEQHYNDVLAELPQQEREGIQLWGEGGLVLDWMLDAQQEERAERLFPLGMGTGLLVHSLLGALPPEDREDLAFLGDEPGQGGETLLKNVLDTGLRRSPEAYFNPEFPAPKSRRVVGQFQGRRYNEMRAERPLGWTEVRLEPTH
- the csm4 gene encoding type III-A CRISPR-associated RAMP protein Csm4; its protein translation is MGQHDLIVLTFRGALRGREQRPGYLPSDMLWGALYSADVRLQGAPLPTGNPYRVSSAFPFVGGDWLLPKPRVSAEEPEPAGRGSSLKKKAKGLNYVRLADFLTLARGQRLTDLDAALAAQRRALLPVGGAPLTLSDQALERALRPTKRTPDALARERYGAGVAELSGTEKLHLVRQARGRSVTGQTERQRNSQDRVTAATETFMTAGLAQPRVAFLLETTSPEQRTRLMAALRLLADSGLGGLRTQGSGQFEFELRPVPAELGRRLRSEGPQILLGLTRPSPEEARAIDEAEGSRYGLIRRDGFLDGTGQERQDVWMLTEGSLVPGPLAGTLTDVAPPNFSHPVWRSGLALSVGVSA
- the csm3 gene encoding type III-A CRISPR-associated RAMP protein Csm3, with the translated sequence MERQFHGKIIIELPFKLLTGTHIGNENDGFAIGGVNKVVIRDAVTRLPIIPGSSLKGKLRAIVEAMEGMQKGERLDHEGWYNRGHSGIYRHEADTREQALNNAVDRTFGTAGKQSGDTNHPARLAVSDAQVTQQTAEVLSELEGDFPFTEIKSENFLDRITSAANPRTLERVPAGSVFVSRLSYAVENPAHVEDDLKYLFAALNWLEDDYIGGSGSRGYGRLRFGRAEKLPLDVIDSLPIRVLLKPRSAYLSGEAPAAQEYDSVQAMQQGLARLTSAFGK